A region from the Vicia villosa cultivar HV-30 ecotype Madison, WI linkage group LG3, Vvil1.0, whole genome shotgun sequence genome encodes:
- the LOC131659660 gene encoding uncharacterized protein LOC131659660, giving the protein MTYSPQPRFQGPPRKFDPLPTSKSEILKHLLNKQLVELRPMPPPIPGKTMPNFKANERCEFHANSPGHTLDKCWAFRHKVQDLIESGAIAFDKPNVKTNPMPRHDGTVNAIEVVTEQEFVQQRSSPIDALKRYLLAKGFVLEHNEAFKTTLQRLVNQGVVQFKEYPEEEYVAMLDRNEPLMIPRQGARKTLIIPCAKATLLIPAQVHTRIIPVRDPYPVDKMKAVPWEYESNASTDVTNIVGPGGMTRSGRIFNTAKSKENLAQANDQATVAPTERSTPIDTEITNKDAEEFLALIKKSDYKVVDQLHQTPSRISLLSLLIHSEKHRDTLMKILSAAHVTKDITVNQFDGMVANITAGACLSFSEHELPSQGKEHNKALHISIQCGKVHLSRVLIDTGSSLNVMPKATLDKIDLEGLVIRPSRLVVKAFDGS; this is encoded by the coding sequence ATGACATACTCACCTCAACCAAGATTCCAAGGCCCTCCGAGGAAGTTCGACCCTTTGCCCACTTCTAAAAGCGAGATACTGAAGCATCTATTAAACAAGCAGTTAGTGGAACTCAGGCCTATGCCACCTCCGATTCCCGGAAAGACTATGCCCAATTTCAAAGCTAATgagaggtgtgaatttcacgccaattctccgggGCATACATTGGATAAATGTTGGGCCTTTAGGCACAAGGTTCAGGACCTGATAGAGTCAGGAGCAATTgcttttgacaaacctaatgtgaagACAAACCCTATGCCCCGTCATGATGgcacagtcaatgcaatagaggtAGTCACCGAGCAAGAGTTTGTTCAACAGCggagctcccccatagatgcccttaagaggtatctacttgcAAAGGGGTTCGTCCTCGAACATAACGAAGCCTTTAAGACAACCTTGCAAAGACTCGTGAATCAAGGGGTAGTTCAGTTTAAAGAATATCCTGAGGAAGAGTATGTGGCCATGCTGGACAGGAATGAACCGTTAATGATACCAAGACAAGGGGCAAGGAAGACGTTGATCATCCCTTGCGCCAAAGCCACACTGCTGATACCCGCACAAGTACACACTAGGATTATCCCAGTCAGGGATCCATATCctgtggacaagatgaaagcagtTCCATGGGAATATGAGTCTAATGCTAGTACCGATGTGACAAACATCGTCGGGCCTGGGGGTATGACTCGTAGCGGTCGCATATTCAATACTGCTAAATCAAAAGAGAATTTAGCACAAGCAAATGATCAAGCTACTGTGGCCCCTACTGAAAGAAGCACACCCATAGACACGGAGATCACTAACAAAGATGccgaagaattcttggcattaatcaagaaaagtgattataagGTAGTGGATCAGTTACACCAAACTCCATCCAGGATATCACTCCTCTCGCTGTTAATCCATTCAGAAAAACATCGAGACACCCTGATGAAGATCTTGAGTGCTGCCCATGTAACCAAAGACATCACTGTAAATCAAtttgatggaatggtggctaataTTACTGCTGGGGCATGCTTAAGCTTCAGTGAACACGAGTTGCCCTCACAAGGGAAAGAGCATAACAAAGCCctgcatatctccatacaatgtgggAAAGTTCATCTGTCTAGAGTGCTGATCGACACGGGATCgtcattaaatgtgatgccaaaggccACCTTAGACAAGATAGATTTGGAAGGACTGGTAATAAGACCAAGCCGTCTGGTGGTCAAAGCCTTTGATGGGTCGTAA